The Hemiscyllium ocellatum isolate sHemOce1 chromosome 5, sHemOce1.pat.X.cur, whole genome shotgun sequence region TTGGTGGCTACATttgtgtgggatactctttggatgatcagtgcagacttgacgGGCATAGTCAGACTTGATGATCCCTCCACATGGCAGGGATTCTATATTCAAAAATAGATATTGTAACTACATCCACTTGACAGTTAGTGGTATCACCATTGCTGAATCTCCCGTTATCAAAATTCTGTTAACTGAACTGGAcctgctatgtaaatgcaatggctacaagagcaggccagaggctagagATTCggcaacaagtaactcacctcctgtctccccaagacAGTCCACCGTCTGCAAGGCGcaaagtgtgatggagtactcttcACCTGACTGGATGACCATGCAGAACAAATAATTTGACACCTTATCCATCACCTTCAGCATTCTATCCTTCCACAGTTAGAAGCAATGTctaccagctacaagatgcaatgGAGCAACTTACCAAGGCTCGTTCACCAGCACCTTTCAAACGGTAACTTCTGTCAGCCAGAAGGATGAGGGCAAGAGTTGAATGAGTATTCAGAACTCTCCCAAAACCACCAGCAGCACCACCTCCTGAAAACAGGACCGGAATAATTCACCACCTACGTCCCCAAAGCAATTAATAAATGCGAATCCGGCAAGTATTATCCACATTTCGAagaggatttttaaaaagatggtCAAATAATTTTGCCCGAAAGACTTAAGACCACGTGAGCACTTTTTAAACTGTGTTTTAGTGCTCCTCAGCGCGATCCAAGTGTATGTGATCATAGAATTTACTTCTTTCCGTGATAATAAGCCAGTTTATCATTCGTTGAAGCGATATTCCTTAAAAAAAGAAGTCTGTTGGCATCTTGCTGCTCCGCGCGGTGATTGACGTATCTACACTATTCCCTTTAGATGGCGTTCATACGTCAACTGGCCCACAGTGACCTGTCTTGGAATTTGTGTTCTGTTCTTTAACCTTCAGCAAATATTGTGTTATTTTAACACCCTTCCTTTCCACAGACATGATGCATAAAGGGTGCTGCCTAGCGATTTAGATAATTTTGACTAACAATGATGCTCGCATTCTGATTACGAGCGGTCCCTTTTCAAATTGCTTAGATTAATTCATTCGAATGATTTAGTATTTTAGGTCAATATTTTAATATCTAGATGCTCGGTCTCCTCATTTTCTTTCTTCACTTACCAAATGTAATCTGTGTGGAAACAACATCCAGTAAATGTGTGTGTTAAAAATTAAATGATATAGATTATCCGACAAAGCGTTTTATTTGGGAATAGAGGAAGCATTACACTAACGTTATCACATATAGAAAGGACTGGCTGCAAAAGAACGGAAACAGTAGGTTTGACACAGCAACATAATTTCGTCTCCCCCTCGAACAAAAATGCCAATTATGCGAAATATCTGAGTAAACTAGTTAGGCCATTAAAGGCTGCAGAGGGATAGATCAGTCAGAAAACCGAACCCAAATTTATCATTCAAACAATTCATAGAATACTCAGACAACCAAGGAATTACAATAGGTGAATCTGGAGATgcatttaaattttttaaaaggtGAAAAGTCCGTAAACAAATTTTGTATTTCGGGTGGATTTCATTTCATTAAACAACACGGTAATGGTTCATTCAGCGTCTGTGTTTGTGTATCAGTTACAGTAAGCAAAGGGAATACATGCTCACTAAGAATGACAGGCAGCCAGTCTGAAGCTCCACCGTTACTGTTAATTGTATCTATTCTTCCTCCATGAATGTTGTTACAATGCGCATTTGAAAGAGGAAAACTGATCTCGAAACTGCATGCAAAATCTTCCTGGGAAGTATACTGCATAGCTACTCCCATCAGTGTGATAAAAGTATAAAGCCACTTCCATGATTTGCATTCACGTTTTTATCAAATGTATTAACGAACATAAACAGTAACAGcctagtcaaaaatcacacaacagagcAACCTATGTTTCCTTTAACGGAGAAAGAGATTCCAAAGTGCTTTGCAGAGGGATAATGAAGACGATGACAccagaattaatcagcattttgAATGATTCCGCTTCTCAAGTTAAATAACAGTGCTTATCGATTGCATatatacagtacagaaggatTGCAAAGTTGCCGATGTTCTGGTCCCTGTATCCCCAGAGATGTTGTAATGTTGTGGACAGTCTGATTTGTGGGAGTTGTATAGTTCGTTTCGCacttcctctcccccccccccccccctttctctctttgGGTTACTTACGTGTATACAGCAGCGACAAACTGAAGCTCCTTTCATCTTCACGGTGGCGGGCGTTATCTCATGTAAACCGCTTACAATCAGTTTGTTGGCGTCACCCGGGCACTGCCATGACGATGACAGCATAAGAATGACAGATTAGAATGGTGATCCTTCCCAGACCCTCAGTGCTTCCGAGAGCAGTGCTCACATCAGAAGGTCAATTGCATCTCGCTTTTTTTTCCACCCTTcaacatccccccaccccccccccccccccccccccccctcaccctcactcccccagcCCCGTGTTCCCTCGAACTGTGTGTCCTCCTTGCTTTGAGTAGTTCCTCTGCTGGCTCTGATCCCCGATCTTCGCACAATGGAATCAAGGAAAGAGATGCTGCTGTTGCTGGAGCGAGGTCAGCACGGTAATCTTGTCAGCAGGAGGGTGTCGAATTTGTCAGAGCCAGCTGGGAGCCCAGTCATCGAGTCCCGTGAAAACGTGATCCCGCGGAATTGCTTGAGCCCTGGGTCTGCGCCTGTGACACTGGAGAGTGGGGACGAGGAGACCGACGGTAGCACTCGGATGAGACCCGCTTCAAGGCTCCTTGCCCCGGACAAGTCATCATCTGATGGCTGCTCAGCGAAGGGGAAATGTCTCTCTGTCCAAAACAGTCCGGAAACGGAGTCAGATTATTATGATGAGATAGATGTCAGTTGCACTCCAAATTGTGTGCCGGGAAATCAAGATTACCACGGAAACAAAGGTACTGACCAATTTTGATTGCAATACCATTTACTTTACATCCTGGAGTTCATGTTAAAGTTGTTCTTAAAGTAAGTAACGATTGCTTAATTTATCTCTTAGACCAATTAGATCTCACTCATCTTTCGTGACAAATGCCAAAGTGTAGGCATAATCGAGGCATACATTAATAGCTTTTAATTTGTATTGTAGAATTAAATTTTTCATGTTATTTAAATGGGGCAATTTCATGATTTGCATTTTTCACCATTAAAACCCAACTAAActtttcatttaaaataaaacccTGCAAATCAAGTGTTTAAAGAACAAGAAACTCGTTGCCGATTTTTACTTTGGTTTCTTGATGGATTTCCGAAACTCGTTCAAGGACCGTAAAGTGATTATTGAGTCCCAAGTTCTGAGGAGTTAACACCTTTGGAGGGTTTAGATTGTCACTTTCGAAGGGTCTTCTTGGCGCCAGGTCGGTAATAGGTACCTCAGGATGAGCTTCAATGAGAGCCGGCGAATATGAAAGCATCTCAGTCTGCCAGCAGCCGGCATGCACTTTATAGTCTTGTTCAAGCCGGGAGGagactacagagagagagagagagagagaaaagctgaGAAAAAGGGGAGTCCATTTCAAACGAGCTGGGGAATTTCTCCCATACTTTATGGAGCCAGTTTGTGCCACGGGATATCCAAGAGTAGGTTGTTTAGAGAAGGTGCCTGTTTCTCAGTAAATAACAGCCAAAAAGGCCAATCGGGGCACAAAGGGCGCTTTATCTGTGACACTGTGCACAGGTATGGTGAATACATATATTGACGGCATCAAAGATATATTTTAAACTTTCAAGTCCGAAATACAATgcaaatttcagaattttgagaCATAAGTCAAATGAATTTTGTGTAGAGTGCTGAGAGCGTTAAAATGAACAAAACAACATGTGGAATCATGGAAGGAGATAGGTCTCTGAGTAGCAATTTTCCTCTTTTTCACTGAACTTATGTTGTTGCATTCAATGCCTCACTTGGTAACACTTCTAGATGTGATTCTGATTTCAGGGCAACCCTCCGATCCGATCGGCACTAACGGCGGGGCAGAGATTCCCAAAGTGTCCGGCTCTCAGGGCCTGATAGGCGGCGGTGGAGCTGACCAGATGCGCCGATACCGAACCGCTTTCACCCGAGAGCAGATCGCCAGGCTGGAAAAGGAATTCTACCGGGAAAACTATGTTTCCAGGCCCAGGAGATGCGAGTTAGCAGCGGCGTTAAATTTACCGGAAACCACTATCAAGGTGAACGGGAGGCGGAGTAGGATGAAATGCCTGGGCCGATAACTAATCGTAAACAATAAGATCAGAAGATGCATGAGAAATGCAGTTGGCAGTTGCTGGAAACGATGTGGTCCACATAAGACAATAAAGCAGGAGTATAGAAAAACGCGAAAAGCCCTGAGTTTAATCTTGCTATCAGTAGCAAAATAAACAGTCGACAAAGAAAACGACCTTATGTTTGGTACCCCTGATGAAAATAAATACTATTTATGCATCTTATTGAAATATCGAGTGTTAGTTACTGGATACTTAAATAGTAATGACCATCAGTTAGTTCATGTGGAGTGGGTTAGGGCAAAACGAAACCCTGAACACAAAATATATTCATGTAATGAAACGAAAGGATTTTCATTCCAAATGCAGAGTGAGCAATGCTTACGTTAAAATCCAGGCATCTGGCGTTCCGAGAGAGGTGGCATTGCGGCAAACCTTCATCACCTTAGTTTAATCTGTTGCATTGATGCAACAACGTTTATGAAACCACTGTACACAGGTGCCCCCTCTAAATATTattaaaattcacacaatacCAAGTTTTTGGTCCAACGGGTTgatatggaagcactagctttcggagcgctgcttcatCAGAGTGAGGACAAGTCCCTCACATTTTCATCTTTGTGAGTTATTGGAATAACATTCTGTTTCATTGGCGTTATTTTGCTCTTGCTGTTCTGTGCCCTTTTCATTTCAAGAAGCAATGCTATTAAAAGAAGTCTTTGCTAGCCTTTTGATTTTACTGTGAGCAACATTCCCTTGCAAATGGTGGGTATTGGGGAATTGTAGTGTTGTAggtaaagagtaacccaccaactTTGAATGGGTTAACGTCAATGGGAGTCGGGTCGCTTGAGGGGTTTCTCAGCACCGATATGTAGGTATCTATATAATATGTATATAATATCTATACATGTGTATATGTAAGCAGATGTATCATATGCAGTGCATGAACCATTGACAAAAGGTGGGATTGATTTTCATGTTATTGTCACGATTGTCGTAAAGTCTATTGCACTGTTTGCTTTGGGTTTTGCAGAGTATATTTATAAACCGATTGAAAATCGACAAAAATAaaatgtcagtgtgccaaaaaAAGGCACTAGGAAAAGCTGGACTATAAATGTTCAAAGCTGAAGGGCCCAGTATCACAGTGAAAAGATCTGGAGTGATTACGTTGTGCTCACTTCGCTTGCAATAAGTAGCCTTGTTCAATCTGAAATAACATGCCCCTCTATCCCCAAGGGCTCAACCCCGCTTTGATTTGCAAAATTAATTTGCAGTTGAAAAAATACTCGAAAATAGGTGTCATTCTCCCTCAATGTCATCAAGTTGGGAGATACCTTGTGACAATAGAAAACATGGCTTGTTTTACAACCCAAGTGCAATGTTTTCTGAAATAACACACTTCTGactttcttttttttaaggtaTGGTTCCAAAATCGCAGAATGAAGGACAAGAGGCAGCGTCTGGCCATGACCTGGCCTCACCCAGCCGATCCTACTTTCTATACATACATGATGAGTCACGCTGCAGCCACTGGCAACCTGCCCTATCCCTTCCCATCCCATGTACCTCTTCACTACTATCCTCACATGGGCATGTCTGCAGCGTCTGCATCAGCGAGCAGCCCCTTCAGCACCCCTTTGAGACCCCTGGACACCTTCAGAGTTCTTTCTCACCCCTACCCGCGTCCCGAATTGCTGTGTGCATTTAGGCACCCGTCCCTCTACCCTTCGACCACTAACCATGGGATTGGCAGCACCGGCAGCACCCCTTGCTCATGCCTAACGTGCCACAGCAGTCAGTCGAATGGGGTGGTCCAAAGAGCTGCTGGGACAGACTTCACGTGTGCGTCAACCACCAGAACTGACACATTCCTCACCTTCACACCTTCCGTGTTGAGCAAGGCTGCTGCGGTGTCCCTGGACCAGAGGGAAGAAGTCCCTTTAACGAGATAAGGCAACATCCTCCagcatgctttaaaaaaaatacaccttCCAAATGTGCACACATCTCTTTCTCTGGAGAGAAGGGTTTGGACACTAGTGGAAATATCGGCTCGCTGGATGTCTAGACCTTGTTTCAAAATCTCCATCACATATCTGCAGGACTCCATCTCACACTTCTAACCCATAGAGTGGATTGTAAGACTTCTTTCCTTCGTTATCTGCCAAATATGTCCTATGCTGATGAGAGTATTCTAGTCGTGTGCGTGCATTGTTGAGGTTTTAATAGTAATTGTATGATAATATCCTCATCATAGAAATTTGGTGTTCAAACGTTAACAAGCCACAATGGGATGGGATTATGTGATGGGGAACTGAGCGACTCCACCTCAGTATCATGTTTGGAGACTGAAAAATAGGCGTTTTTATTTGCTATAGTAACTGGCGTTTAAAAATTTGCTGATTGGTTTGCGTCGGTGAAAGTCGCCAAATCTCCCGAGGACAGGGAGGTCTGTACAGTTCTGGAAACACAAGGCGACATTGAAGTAATTGTGTGGAGAGTTTCATTGGGCGAATAAGTATCTTGTAAAGTAAACCGATTAATGCATTTGTTCACATGCGGTTGTCTTCCAAGTTTTCAAAGCTGAAACTTGCCAAGGCTGATACGCTCTGGAATTGGAAAATAAAGAATTGCAAGGAGCATTGTTTTCTGTGTTTGCTTTATCCCAGGCTCTGAATGGGCTAAATTGAATTTCTCTAGAGTCCCTTGCTCTGCATTACCGCACATGGTAAAGTGAACAAAATTTGAAAATAGGTTTATCACGGTCACGATTGATAATTTGATTTGCAAGTTCAGAATAAAAAGGTATGTTTTTAAAAGCAACTTGGGGTTCGTTTAGCATTGTATTATGTTCGATTAAGATTTTATTGTATTAACGAAGCCGTTAGTACATCAATTGAAAAGTAGTTCATAActgttcaaaatatttcaaaatccaTACCTAGCAGCCTTTATTTTAGAATATACATGTAATACATCCGATTTCAGGATACTGTTCTTGCAATTATTCGTCATTATATGAATTGTTAATTTCATGAAATCTGGCCTACACCTGATTGGTCTTAATTTATGACTGATTTAACAGCTCAAGTGGTTGAACCTGTAAGTCATTGTTTATTGTCACTGCTGAACAGTGCGCCTATAAAGAGATATACATTCCGCCAAAACCAGAAGCAATTTATATTCAAATTATTTTCACAAATTGTCAATTGTGTATTGTTAGAGATCACAGATGGGAGCAAAGGGAAATATCGGCCTAATTTTGTAGGCCATGCAAGTTTATTATTTTTTGAACTAATCAGTCAAATTGAAGTGCCCATTTGTATAATTATCGCATCTGGGCAAATACCAGGTTATTTATAACATGTACGTGACAAGTTACAGTGTGCAATTTTAAGACAATTGGTTTTATTCTACTGTTGATTAAAATTTCTTAATCTACATGTGGTTAGAAAGAAATGCAGCGATTCTGTTACAAAATTAAAAGTAAAAGTTAAGCATTTGCAATCACGTCATTTTCGTTTAATTTTTCGATTCCCCCTCCCTATTTATTTGACATACAACCAGTAAAACAAATAAACCACTTCGATTCATTGCAGTTCCACTGTGTCTTTCAGTAACTTTTAACATTGGACAACATTCGAAACTGGTTCCGTTGATATTGGCCTCGACTGTCTGTTTTATTGTTTTCCAGCTACCCCGTAACTAAATAAGGGGAAATAAGAATGTGTAGAATAGAGAAGTACTTCTGGGAGGGAGACAGCAATTGCACCATTCAGTCCGTTGCTCACTAGGTCAGGCAGTCTTCAGTGGAGCAGAAATCATTTTGTAAAGCTATGGATTTTGATCATGCCGCCGAAATTGTAGTTGACAGGTAAATGGCTCTGCTATTCCTGCATTATGAGCTATATTTTCTTTGAGTTAACAGTTAATGGGCAAAGCAAAATTAGATGTCCGCAAGTGGTGCTGGAATTCAAAAAATCGATGGCTCAGCCTCCTGTCCAATGACCATTCTTTAATTGATTGTATTTTCTGGGTAATTGAACCAGTCTTTGTGTAAATGGAAGTTCCATTGGAATAACAATATAACCTTGCACACGAAATGTATCCAGCGTTGATTCGGAATATCCCGATCATCATATGTCACAGCCGAATCCTGGTTCTAGCCGTCAATTGCTGCTCCAACAGAAGCTTTGATTGTTTCGCTTTGATTGATTGCCTTATTAACGTGTGTTCTTGTAAGTGTGACCAAGCTGATTACGACGCATATGCTTAGAATAATGTTCCATTTAAGCAAGTGGGTAGGACGAGAAAGATTTAAATCGCGAGCGAAGTGTAAATTCCCAATCCTTGTTTTACAGATAAAACCGAAAAAGGAAAGTTTAGATGACAGCGACCcacattgttttgttttcatcGTATTTGCAGAAAAAGCTCAATAATGAGGTTCCCACTCGAGCTAGTTTCTCGGTCTTTGTGGCTGGGTATACTCGTTTATGATCCACCAAAATGTTACTATTAGGGCAGCGTGCTGCGCCAAGCAAAATCACTTCTCTCAAGTCAGACAGAAATTGTGTCAACTGCTaaatatgtggaaaattaccaatCCCATCGTCTTACAGAGCAGAGCGTCACTATTCGTTTTGAATTAAAGTGAACATTTGCTTCTTGTCCAAAAATTATactcttgggggaaaaaaagtttCAGCAGATCATTCAGCATCTGTTGCCTGAACAGACCGGTTAGTGCGTCAGGTGAGGACCCTTCTTCCAAACTTGTTCCTTAGCATGAGGCAATGaagaacatcccataaacactaAACTCACGGAAATgcggtaaaaacagtgactgcagatgctggaaaccagattctggatcagtggtgctggaagagcacagcagttcagacagcatccaaagtgcagcgaaatcgacgtttcgggcaaaagccctgcctttattcctttttgaagggtttttgccagagacgtcgatttcgctgcactttggatgctgcctgaactgctgtgatcttccagcaccactgatccagaatcatagAAACGTGGGCTGAGGCCGCGAACAGTTTTCAACTGTTTCACAGCTGCCTGTCACGCTGCCTACTCACTGTATCCGTTCAAATTGGTTCTTCATGCATGCGTGCAAGTTCAGGAATATATGGACATACATGTGTGATGACTGATAAAAGAAAAGCATGTAAAGTATTGATGAAGGAATTGTGATTCCTAGCAATACAGTTTGATTGCATTGATTCACCGCTCAACGCGCTTGTTATGCGCTTTCACTTCAATGTGGGATTCCAGCAACAGCTTTCACGTTGCTGCTTCAAGTTCATTTTGGTCCTTGTGTTCAGGCCCTGGAGTGCCTCCTCCCTCCCGTTTGTCAGATCAAACTCAACCCATGTCTCCAGGCTCTCAGATAAACAGTCCAATTGGCACCCATGACAAAACAAAAGGCTGCGTTATGAAAAAATAGTGCAACAATTAGGCAGCTACATGCTGAACTGAAACCACTGAAATCGCCACTGCCCTAAATGATGTTGTATTAATGTAGGTTTAGTTCGTTACCAGCAGAGCGAAGAGCTTAAATGGCCCCATCAGATGATAATGATGATGAATGAGATATTAATTCAGATACAAGCTAGACAATTTACGCGTTCATCTGTTTAAATGGCCTTCCAAAAATCATTTGGAATCGCGGGTCACAAATTCAATCAATGGCACCATCTTGTAAACGTGAGAGGATATGTGTTTATCATAAATATTTATAGAGACAGCGCTTTATCTGCCGACCTGTGTCAGAGCTCTGCTTTGGGTAGAGTTGACAACGCATTTCTAAACATCAGAACCATATCTAATCCCAGGTTTACAAGCGTTTAAACAAATATCTGAACAAGTAATAGGATTGCGTGAATTtagcagaattttaaaatttatattacGGTGCTCAATCAGCTCAAGAAAAGTAAGTGTGAACTATTATCTTCAACTTTTCCTTTAATGACATTTTTATAAAATGCAACGTCACGATAGAAAATAAGGAGTAACCCTTATATCAAAGTAGCCCCACTTTTAGAATAACCCAATTTAAATATGTGAGCTGCAACTTTATTGAGATATATGAATTTCAATAACATAACCTATCTTAATTATTCTATTTGCCTTTGCAGCAAAATCCATTGTCTTGAACAGCCACATAACCCAGTGTGCGACTGTTACATGCAAACACATGCAGAAACAATTTGTATTTTCTGTTTCTCATTGGAGCTGTTCACTTTATTTTTTGTAACGCAAACGTTATTGGCTTTTTAGCAAGCTACTTAACGTTGTTTTCTTGACTGATTCTATCCATATCTACGCATAGCCTACGAAGGTATATCATGTAATGCCAGCGTATAGACCCGATGAGAAGTGTTCTGAGGTGTAGAATTCCAACGCTTCATTCATTTTCATACGATCGAAAAAGGGGCTATTTTAGTAAGCGTTTAATGAAACATGCAATAACGTACAGTCTTGAACAGAGTATTTAAATGTACATTAAGTAATAACTGCGtgattttatgattattttcagTGCAAATATTTTAGTTTTGTTCGAGTGCGCAAGAATGTGAGCTTGTAAAACAAACTAAAATTAAGGTAGAGAATGTAAATATATCCCTGTGTACATTTTACACACGTGAAACAGAATGCTTTAttaacgtttttttaaaaaaaagacgcattcaactgtgtgtggagattctgagagTGCCCGTCAAAATGTGACATTGATGTATTGCTGTCCAATTAGTGCGTCTAATTAGTGTCCTATGGGAGAGTCCGACCTGGTGCCAGGGCAGACTGAGCCCAGTCAACACCAGCCGCAGAGAAACGCTATTATTGCTGGAGAGACTGCATTTGGGTAGGAAATGATACAAAGAGATTTCATACAGCAAACGATTGTTTTTAAACCAAAGCTACAGGCAGATAGATGGAAGCAGTGAAACCTGCCCGCAATCCGTCAAATTCTTTCAAACCTACTTTGCCTTCATCAATACGAATAATTATTGTCAATAATTTAGGTAGGAATTAACCAAATACATCTCGTTAGGACAACTCGTCTAGTTAACGATGTCTGTTCAGTGATGAGAAGTAGGATTTCAGGATTAATTTTGAAGCTTTATCCCTTTCTGTCAACATGTAATGGTACTTAttcatgtatttttttttccaaaaaaaatctgTTAAGAATATGAATAAACCATTAACTTACCAACTCTCTCTTTGGTAGACTATAAATTGCTAATTGCCACCAGTAGAAAGAATCATATCATTTCTGATGCAAATGGGATTTAAAAGCTCGATTTCACGTTGTAATTTTCAAGTAAATATTACAATACAAATGGCAAATCATAATATGTGGTAAGGGCATCAATATCAAATACTAACTGCGGATTAACTTAGTTTTGGTAAATCACAAGATGTAATAAGGGCTTCACATCAAATACTAACTGCGGATTAATTTAGTTTCAGTAAATTACACAATGTAACAAGGACATCATATCAAATGCTGACTGCGAATTAACTTAGTTTTGGTAAATCACAAAATGTAACAAGGGCTTCAAATCAAATACTAACTGCGAATTAATTTAGTTTTGACTAAAATGACACTTATCAGTTGCAGCTATATATCATACAAGCACGCTTTATTAGTTGCTTGAGAAATGCGCGCACTGTGATAAAGTCTGAAAGGTACACCTCCCGGAGCTGTTTGTATTCAACATCAGGTGAAAGCAATCGATTCTGATTGCTTATTGGGTCAAATAATTGGTATAAAAATACTTAACAGTTAGATAATTTCTCAAtcgaaaacagaagttgctggaaaagttccgcaggtctgtgaaaagaaatcagagttaacatttcaggttgagtgacccttcctcagaactcagatttctctccacagatgctgctaggcctgctgagcttttccagcaacttctgctttatcttatttacagcatccgcagttctttcggtttttagaTAACTTCGCAACTTCGGATGTTTTTACACTGTTGGTGAGTCTCGGACCACGCCCTGGTTCCCACCCACGCAGGTCTCATTACGTTGTAATATAAAACCACGTTATTTTTCCTGATGAGCAAATCAAGGCCTGTGTGAGATTTCGCTTAGTTATGTTTCGGCAACAGCGTTTGTACAGATGCGAGGACGATAACTGGGTGCGTTTCCGTTCTCGAAAAAAATCAGTATTTGCGGATAAGGATAGCATCAGATTTGCAACTTTGAGATTCGAATGCATTAAGGAGCCCACAATGCTGATATGCAAATATATCTTCCACTCAGAACACACTCCCGGT contains the following coding sequences:
- the evx1 gene encoding homeobox even-skipped homolog protein 1 isoform X1 gives rise to the protein MESRKEMLLLLERGQHGNLVSRRVSNLSEPAGSPVIESRENVIPRNCLSPGSAPVTLESGDEETDGSTRMRPASRLLAPDKSSSDGCSAKGKCLSVQNSPETESDYYDEIDVSCTPNCVPGNQDYHGNKGSGQPSDPIGTNGGAEIPKVSGSQGLIGGGGADQMRRYRTAFTREQIARLEKEFYRENYVSRPRRCELAAALNLPETTIKVWFQNRRMKDKRQRLAMTWPHPADPTFYTYMMSHAAATGNLPYPFPSHVPLHYYPHMGMSAASASASSPFSTPLRPLDTFRVLSHPYPRPELLCAFRHPSLYPSTTNHGIGSTGSTPCSCLTCHSSQSNGVVQRAAGTDFTCASTTRTDTFLTFTPSVLSKAAAVSLDQREEVPLTR
- the evx1 gene encoding homeobox even-skipped homolog protein 1 isoform X2, translated to MESRKEMLLLLERGQHGNLVSRRVSNLSEPAGSPVIESRENVIPRNCLSPGSAPVTLESGDEETDGSTRMRPASRLLAPDKSSSDGCSAKGKCLSVQNSPETESDYYDEIDVSCTPNCVPGNQDYHGNKGQPSDPIGTNGGAEIPKVSGSQGLIGGGGADQMRRYRTAFTREQIARLEKEFYRENYVSRPRRCELAAALNLPETTIKVWFQNRRMKDKRQRLAMTWPHPADPTFYTYMMSHAAATGNLPYPFPSHVPLHYYPHMGMSAASASASSPFSTPLRPLDTFRVLSHPYPRPELLCAFRHPSLYPSTTNHGIGSTGSTPCSCLTCHSSQSNGVVQRAAGTDFTCASTTRTDTFLTFTPSVLSKAAAVSLDQREEVPLTR